Part of the Capsicum annuum cultivar UCD-10X-F1 chromosome 12, UCD10Xv1.1, whole genome shotgun sequence genome is shown below.
AACATTGAAAAATTAGGccaaaaataaacatacaaattAAACTATATCACTAAAAAGCACCATCAGGTGCAAGTACTCCTTTGCCTTTAACCTCTATTttggttcttcttcttttttgcttTCATTTGCAATTGTTTAGAAGAGACTGCTTCTTTCCCTTTTCAGGTTTTCTTGAATGGATAATAAGGTAGATTAGTTGGCATTGAAAGTCCAATTTGATCTTcaatgaaattaatttttctgCAAGGTGAAATAGgtcggggtattacaaatgttaaaagggATGTAGACCTTGGGTCGCATCGGGTTTAGGGTATAGAATAGTTGGgtgaattttttttgtgatgtaGCATTTATTTTGCTTATAtgacaattaaatttttttttaagaaaggggAAAGAAGACATATAAATTTTCAACAAATCACTTCAGGTCTAAATGGGTATAtatgctcctaaactttaacagtgAGGGAATTAGTGAACTAAACTTGTAATGTAGGGAATATATGGACCTTTTTGCAAAGTTTAAGAGTATATTTGaccctttattttcctttttactattactattattattagtgGTTCTCTCTTAATTGCATCCACCAGGTTGATGGGGCTCAGAtgagttatttttttctatttatgccTTCTGAGTTTTTGGAGGACCAACTAGATTTTTGTTAGcttgtattatttttaatattatctaCCTTATTGTTGATTATTTGTTATCTACATCattactttttgtttttcttttccctGACTTTAGATTACCGTCTCACATCTTACtatgcttttattatgatttagcttagtcagtcGATGATGTCTACTAAGTGATCATAGTTTTAATACTCAAACTATACTTTTACATCTTTTTCTGATTTAGATCCGAGTACCAGTTGTTGACATTGACGTTTTATCCAGCATATTACCAGTATTTGGAGAAAGGGTAAGCTTTCATAGCCCAAGATAATTTTCTCTCCTTCTGCTATTTTGGAAAGTCTGTACATTTGATTAGAGGCTCTTGTATCGGTCGTACTAGgttgtgaaatattttttatctatttttctcttttatctatAAATGGATTCtattgtacttatattttatCCCCTACAACCTATTTTCATGCTTAAATTTTGACATATATTATAATTTTCACCAACTAGCCTATTACTCATAGTTCTGGGATACAATTTGACTTATCTACTGGAGGCTAAGAGTAGGTGTCATCATTACTCGGGAAATTAGGTTCTGACAGGTTAAGGATAGGCTAATTGGgttgtcttttctcttttggaaTTAGTTTACTTTGTTTTTTCTACGGAGTTATGTTAATGCGTGAGGAAAATGCGGGAAAAAAGTCTCATAGCCTTGACAATGGTAGCGATATGTATGGTTTCAATACAATTTTGATTTGTCTCTGTAGTGTTTAATTGTAGTTCTACATTCTCCTATGTGCTTTCTTATTTTACATTAGTTCTTGATATGAATCGTGAGTTTCTTGTAATGTCTATTCATATTACTATCCTATAAGTGAtactttaatggtgaattgagtGTGTCAATCCTATGTTGTGACTCATTTAGAGTATGTTGTTATGCTAGATTTGGTTTCCTTGGATTTTGTAGAGTTCACTGTGTTTTAGGTATGATCTTCTCGATGATTATGCTATGGAATAGTGGAAGATTTACAATAGTTTTTAGGGTACTGATGGAtatatttacttatatatttttatatattaaaaattaagtaTTAAACAAATTTAAGTTAATATATCATATTATAGCATATTTTCTAACAAAGTCTACTAGAAGAACAATACAAGGGAAGACTAGAGaagaataaattattaaagaaacAAGAGAAATTTCATGGGTTCAACCACAATTTCATAGTCACAATTGTGGCACTTTCTGAAAAAAGTTACAAAGTTCATGGGTGTGATTATCACTTCATACTCACACCCATCAAGTGATAGAATTGAGAAAGAAGTTAGAAGTTAACAATTATAACCACCACTTAAAAGGATGCATTAACAAGGGCAACACTATAGTTTTCTATGATTCATCTGTTTGTTTACAGATCATCCAACAACATAAGCAAGATATAAGAATTAGTCTTGTTTCCTTTctcttcctttctttttcttttgtagtgtaatattttttttctttattaatttcttcataatggAGTAGTttttatctgttgaaatagttgATGAActtgatatatttataatattatctcAGTTTAACACATTCTTCGCCTAAATATTTAATTTACCTCTTCATATTGTGTTGGATAATAGACTTTATCTAATTGTTATTATCACATCTATTTATTTTATCTCTATGCTATTcttatattgattttgttatcCTCAAAGagcaaaattaatatataataactaaTGGTAAAATAGTATAGTGAGAATAATTTTCAGTTATTTATTATTCCTAGTCTTTAATCTTGCTTCTATCAATTCTTATCCTTACGGAGGCATTGACTCAAGCAAGTTTGTAGATTTAGATAATCGCTATCTTATTTGTTCGAATCTGTATCCTCGTGGAGGGATTGActcaaagaatattattaatttgagagatctttatcttatttctttcaatctGCATCCTCAGAGAGAGATTGTCTCAAATAAATTTATTGATCTAAAAAAGTACTCGCAAGGGGTCGTTTCACCTTTTAGAATAATTTAGGAAAGAAGATATTTTCATTTAGGTATCACTAGTCTTAAACCATTTAATTGAAATAACCTGATAGAATGCTAATTAAAAATTCATTTCTtagtaaataaaatataattgtttTAGTAATAAACAATTATTCATTAGAGAAATACATGTGGAGGCTGATATTTTACTATAGTAAAAGTATCTAGTGAATTCATCgatttcaacaattttaatatatatataaatcttgtgGAAgtgatttactttattttatgtaatttataatttaaactcATCTTTCATTGATTTATTTCTCTTAAATAGGAATCAAGATAATACAAATTTGTAGTCTAGACAATTTCAATTTCTGTGGAACGATATCATAAGTTATATCAGAATTTGATAGTACTagcaaaaaatatcaaaaaattactaTCCACAATGAACTTATCGAATTTTTGGCGTCGTTGCCGGAGATTGGTAAACATCTACTTCaaattaattatcttattttactttaatattgtacatttatattttttcaagaacTTTATATTCTAATACTTTACATGATTtagaaaaaaactttaaaatattctttttgctattatttttattattattttatcatttttattattttattattatattattatatttaattatattaatttatattatatttaaattaatgtaTTTTACTTGTATGTTTTTGTCTTCAAGTATTTTGTTTTGTAGCATCTAATTAGTGCTAGGGACCAagattttaaaagaataaaaatattttctcattgtGAACCCACTTTATACACTTTAAATATTAACTTCAATCAATCAAGTAAAAGTTTTATCAAGtcggtagaaaaatattttcaaaaggcTATTATTTGTAAATATTGTGGTAGCAATCACTAAAGTTTTGAATGTCAAATAAGTAACACATTCTACTATTCGAATTCTAGGAGAATGAATGATCTAGAGGAATTAATTAACAAAATCAATGAAAGATTCATTACTTGTGAATATTGTGGAGGAAGTCGCCTTGTTCATGGATGTAAAACAAGTAAAttcatatttctttaatttttcctaaaaacaaTCTTACGTTATTTCTAGTTTTTCCAGATACATCGATTTCAGTGAATATAATTGCAATCCAAAATGCAATCAATACTCCCAAGAGAATCACAATATTGAGTGTGAACCATTTCAAGTGGAGAATATTGACTTCATAAATTCATATccagaaaaataaattatttttttttattttttctgaaaggTTTTGACAAGGTTCAGAATGGATGGTACCTATAATCAGATCCAACCATTGCAGTTTGTCTATCATTATAGACAATCCCATCCATATTATCTATTCTATGGAATTTGAAGAAATCTATGTATACCTTCATAAAGAATATCAATGAAAAAATTGCAAATAATTATAAAGTCATCACAAATCTAACAATGAAATTAAATGAATTAATAAATATGTTAAACTCCTGTAATCACTACAAAAAAGACTCATTTTGTGGAGGGTTTATTGTTAATTTGTGGGAGTTAAATTGAGACGGTTTCAGAAAACGCAACAATAAGCCATGGCACGAGCAAATTTGTGGCAATTTTATAGAACCTCCACTATCAACCGccacaaaataaatttttaatttatgacatttttaaaatcaaatttgtaGCAATTTATAACCTCCAtaatatgattttaaatttttaatttcttcaacctTTGGGGGGTTTATAACCCCAGCAGCAATATAGTCTCaatatcttgtataatttttttgtagGCTTTACAACCGCCAcatattgttttaaattttttttaacaaaaaagcCTTTAGAATTATATTCATACgtacaaataattttctttactatCATTTATAACATATACTAAATAGAAACTATCAACGTACCAAAAAACACAATTACAACATATACAACCACTTATAACATagactaaactaaaaatattccGAATACAAAACAGTACAAATCTAAATTCATGTCACACATAATTAACAATCTCGATTTGAATAACCTAAAGTTTACTTCAGCTCCATAAAAATCTAATATGAAAAGATACCAAATATTTGCATGGTGATTCTCCATCCACGGATGAAGCAAGTGCATTTTCGATTTGCATAACTGGACTGAAATAATTAATCAATCTGTAGACTTCCAAGCGAACAACGTAGATTTAGAGCAgcgaattttttaaaataattaagtcaGCTAGGAGAACATTAGAAACAACAGTGTACCTCTCTCCATATGTCAAAAGTTGTCTGCCAATATCTTCTGATGCAACCATCTACAAGTTAGGCATCACCAGTAAGCACATATATTATACAACATACATCCTTCGGCAAATTCCGGCCAATGTAGTATAGGCAGTTGAATTATACATACCCGATATTCCAAGTTCATCAGAATGGCAAACTTTGTTGCCTGTTTAGCAAAGTTTAGCTGCACTTGGTCAACTCCATTAGATGACAACTTATAAACCATTaaatacttgaaaaaaaaaaaaatgaatgcaaTGTGCTAATTAGTTGATTACAAGAAACCACAATAGTTAAAATTCATTACTAAATTAGAAGTATTTCATTAAATTAACGTTGTTAATAATACTTTAGAATCTAAATTTGACTAATActattttatatagttatttaatattgaggataaaaagaaaaaaactataatcaaactctcttaatttttttgaagtagacaagtaaactaaaatatatatttttgatataaagaCCAAGTAAtatgaaaaagatgaagcaaaCAACATAAAAGTTGGGGAAGGGTGGATATGGAAAGGAAGCAAAACGTAAGGAATATGTAAACAAGAATTTGACCTTTGGGAGCGGACAACGAAATAAGGCACTGTTGGTATTCAGTCTTTTTCCAATTCATTCAACTTATAAAGTGGAAAACCTATATCAAAGATGgcatgtgaaaataaaaaaaaaagaatgatgaaTACAAAACAACAGAGTTAAAAACAATGAATACTATTAACCAATATGGTGAGCCAAGATACTATAATCATGCATCAATAAAGAAGACCATTCATATGAAGTTCCCcataagtacataaataacattgTAGTACGAAAATGAACATAAGTACAGGACTGAAACAAGAGAGTTAATTAATAAGAAAAGAGACATAAGTTGGTATAGTATAACTAATTCCACGAATTAAGTTACAGGCACAAACAGCAATCACTAACTAAATTCGAAAAGATACACCacaaagcttaagaaatttttttttattctttgtagTAGAAGCAGCTAAtagtctttttttatttatttttaaggaGAGAGTAAATAGCCAGAGTTTTTGACCAAATTCATTCTTATTATTTCACCCAAACTTTAACTTCATCCTTATAatatgtcacttaaattgaaacaTCCTTTAAGTTTTAAAAACTTGACCAAAAGCATCCCTCTGTTATGTTTTTCATCCATTCCTAATAGAAGATTGTTTATTCACGTGACTCGTTTCTTTCTTCTTCCATATCTAATTCTAAGGGGAATTTTATAAGATACAAGCTtctgtcatttttttttctagaGAGTTTTCGTTCTCCCGCCTCCAAAGGGTCATAGAAATTAAAATTGTCTTCTCCAGTGAAGTTTGCCTTTTGTGTAGCTTTATTTATTGTGATATTTTGTGGTTAGTATGATAGGagtaaataatagtaataaaatcatggtaTATTTAAATGACACAATTATTTTAGTATAGGggtcaagtaaaatgaaacagAGGGAGCGCATTATATTTTATACATTTTGCACTACTGCATATTTCTTGCATTCCGCACATTGTTTATCTCATGACTACTCCCTTCGTAAATCTTTACCTATCGAATATTGAATTGGTAAACaccttaagaaacaataaataataggtTCAATTCtactatatcaaaatttaaatattataaagttAATGCTTTGAAAAATTCAACGAATTTAATAGCAAAGGTAAAATTGACTCAAAATGGCAAATTAtccattaatttttcaaactggATAAATATTGTTGGACATCTATTTCTGGTATACTGGACAATTAAAGATGAACGGAGAAAGTAATTCTTTGGCATTTTGTACAAATCTTTAGCAATTAGTGGAATGTTACATTTTTGTACTTAATTACTGCAGCTTTCTAGATGTCCTAAATTATATCTAAGCCCGTCAATGCAAAATTCTAAACCATACATACTTCTTAAGATGAAACAATTTATCAGACCACTTTACAACTATACGTGGGAAAATCGAGTATTCAAACTAAAAGAGATAGGAAGATATAATTGGGTAGAAAAAACTATGGACAATTATTTTCCTGGGGAAAGACAATACAAAGCAAGTTTTCTTGCAGAGAATGAGGAACTTACAGGGAAAGAAGAGTAAGAAGGTCACATGAATAACCAAACTTCTGTTAGAAATGGATGGAAAACATAACAGAGGGATGTTTTTGGTCAAGTTTTTAAAACTTAAAGGATGTTTCAAAATCATAGCCAAAACAGTTCACATCCATGTAGAGAAAAAGACTATAACAATTTGACTTCAGAAAGAAAGATAGTAACTAATTTAGGATTATTGAATTTCTAACTAAAACGGTAAGTAAAGGTACATTTAGGGTTAAAAAAAAGGTACATTTAGGGTAAAAAATAGACTACGAAAAAACATACCATTACACTAATTACATCGGAAACCAGCGCCAAGAATTACCAGTTTTGAATCTAAGAATCTGTACAAGGAAGAAAAAGGGTAGAAGAAGATTTCAGATGCTTTAAACAAGAGAGAAAACCTGACGCGAATGAATCCGCCATGCCCTTAAAACAATTCTCCAGAGAATTTGACCGGAGAAGGCGGAGGCGAGGCAGCAGATGAAAAAGGCAACATGGGGGGAAAAGCAATGGCGGCTGCATGTGATGGAGAGAGGGCTCGGCATCTGTATTGGGTTCATCGGCGGTGGATACGGCGGTTGGCTCAGAGGAATCGCCGGCTGGTCGGTTCGAAGAGTTCGCCGGCTGGTGCGATGTTGCGCTGGTTCGCTGAAATCACTGTAACGGGGAGAAAGGAGGCAACGAAGACAGGAGTTAGGGTTTCACCAGTCATTGCTGTCCATCGCCGTTGGTTAGAGAGAAGAGCGACGCTGGTCTGATGGAGGTGTGGTGGTCGCCGGCTGCATGGCGACGTCGTTCGTCAGGGTGGCGGTAGTCTTACCATTGACGTGGCTCACCGGAGCGTGGTGTTCGCCGGTGGGGTGAGTGGCCGCAGCTATG
Proteins encoded:
- the LOC107851528 gene encoding uncharacterized protein LOC107851528 isoform X3, with amino-acid sequence MNPIQMPSPLSITCSRHCFSPHVAFFICCLASAFSGQILWRIVLRAWRIHSRQLNFAKQATKFAILMNLEYRMVASEDIGRQLLTYGESLQID
- the LOC107851528 gene encoding uncharacterized protein LOC107851528 isoform X1 — its product is MNPIQMPSPLSITCSRHCFSPHVAFFICCLASAFSGQILWRIVLRAWRIHSRQLNFAKQATKFAILMNLEYRMVASEDIGRQLLTYGERLINYFSPVMQIENALASSVDGESPCKYLVSFHIRFLWS
- the LOC107851528 gene encoding probable mitochondrial-processing peptidase subunit alpha-1, mitochondrial isoform X2, with the translated sequence MNPIQMPSPLSITCSRHCFSPHVAFFICCLASAFSGQILWRIVLRAWRIHSRQATKFAILMNLEYRMVASEDIGRQLLTYGERLINYFSPVMQIENALASSVDGESPCKYLVSFHIRFLWS